DNA sequence from the Pedobacter sp. W3I1 genome:
ACATCAATGACATAATGAATGTAATCAGGTTCGAAGACCTGCACAATGTCATCCTTATAGGTCATAGTTATGGGGGCATGGTCATTTCAGGGGTAGCGGAAAAGATGCCTGAACGTATCAAGCAACTCATCTACCTGGACGCCATGGTACCCAACGACGGAGAAAGTGCAAAAGATGTATGTGGCGAACTGTGGGAACCAATGACCAGCGGAAATATCAAGGACGGCATGGTACTGTATCCTTTTGGCACTACAAAGCCCACTCCTCCTATAGATGTCCCGCAGCCGTTGAATACCTTTACTGAGCCGCTAAAGATCAGCAACAGAATGGTTAAAAAAATTCCGACAGCATTTCTCCAGATGACGAAAAATGGCAAGGGAAGTCCCGGCCACGACAAAATGGGAATAACAAGAGCCCAGGCCAGAAAATGGAAGATTTACACCCTTGAAGGAGGGCATTATTCCATGAGGGAGCAGCCGGATAATCTGGTAAAAAAACTCGAAGAGATCACTCGTCAGTAACAGTGCGATATACAGTCATG
Encoded proteins:
- a CDS encoding alpha/beta fold hydrolase; translated protein: MKQIIFVLSIAFSSLAYGQQHHTRIFLFVPGAWDGGWDYAKVDSILSAHGDMVYRPTLTGLGEKVHLANPEINLTTYINDIMNVIRFEDLHNVILIGHSYGGMVISGVAEKMPERIKQLIYLDAMVPNDGESAKDVCGELWEPMTSGNIKDGMVLYPFGTTKPTPPIDVPQPLNTFTEPLKISNRMVKKIPTAFLQMTKNGKGSPGHDKMGITRAQARKWKIYTLEGGHYSMREQPDNLVKKLEEITRQ